The following are encoded in a window of Pseudomonas graminis genomic DNA:
- a CDS encoding TonB-dependent hemoglobin/transferrin/lactoferrin family receptor gives MLSSFNPAPPASPTPTHPLGPSLLTIAVIAATLHSPAIAAAEQGNALEIEQITVSATRHAQSVESVPGTVTVQDRATLDRRNVNSIRDLVRDEPGVSVGGAGQRAGTSGYNIRGIDGDRILTQVDGVEVPDNFFQGPFANTHRNYVDPEIIKRVEILRGPASALYGSSAIGGAVSYYTLDPEDIIKPGKDVGARLKTGYSSADNSWLNSSTVAGRVGDVDGLLHVSQRNGHETESYGEHGGTGLSRNAANPEDARATNVLAKLGWNYGNNDRLAFTYETYKDDTHTNQKSVVGGPFNNGRGFGYYGSREGNDVITRERFGLENSFALDSVLADNAKWSVNYQIAKTDQNTFERYLPSDPRSGAVLRDVWRTRDTHYKERQWILDAQLDKAFDMGDTQHLLTYGTTLKQQKVTGLRTGSATCASVVGTCRTLGAVSASANDIVAPTNDFPNPTITTYALFAQDQIKWGDWTFMPGARYDYTTLEPDATDSFLKSVNLKSKSGFDDSTKKWHRLSPKLGLTYAFNDAYTWYGQYAEGFRTPSAKALYGRFENTRGNYVVEPNPDLKPETSKSYETGLRGHFDEGTFDLAVFYNTYRDFINEDAVIPANATTTTFQSNNIKHATIKGVELKGRLNLDSFGAPEGLYTRGSLAYLYGRNNDSGQPLNSINPLTGVVGLGYDQNNYGGLLNWTLVKRKTRVDTRSYYAPDGATRFKTPGFGLVDLTGYYKVTNDVTVSGGLYNLADKKYWLWDDVRGYDNVGEAGATAPANLDRLTQPGRNFAVNVVWDI, from the coding sequence ATGCTGTCCAGTTTCAACCCCGCACCGCCCGCCTCGCCGACACCCACCCACCCCCTCGGGCCTTCGCTGCTGACGATCGCCGTTATCGCCGCAACTCTGCACAGCCCCGCCATTGCTGCCGCGGAACAGGGCAATGCGCTGGAAATCGAGCAGATTACGGTCAGTGCCACGCGTCACGCGCAGTCGGTGGAATCGGTGCCCGGTACAGTGACCGTGCAGGACCGCGCAACGCTGGATCGGCGCAACGTCAACAGCATCCGCGACCTGGTACGCGACGAGCCGGGCGTCTCCGTGGGCGGGGCCGGCCAGCGTGCGGGCACCAGCGGCTACAACATTCGCGGCATCGACGGCGACCGCATCCTGACGCAGGTAGATGGCGTCGAAGTGCCGGACAACTTCTTCCAGGGTCCTTTCGCCAACACCCATCGCAATTACGTAGATCCGGAGATCATCAAGCGCGTCGAGATCCTGCGCGGGCCTGCGTCGGCGCTGTATGGGAGCAGCGCCATCGGCGGCGCCGTGAGCTATTACACCCTCGACCCCGAGGACATCATCAAGCCGGGCAAGGACGTCGGCGCCCGCCTGAAAACAGGCTACAGCTCGGCGGACAACAGCTGGCTGAATTCATCCACGGTTGCCGGACGCGTGGGAGATGTCGACGGTTTGCTGCACGTCAGTCAACGCAACGGCCACGAGACCGAATCCTACGGTGAGCATGGCGGCACAGGGCTGTCCCGCAACGCGGCCAATCCGGAAGACGCACGCGCAACCAATGTGCTGGCCAAGCTGGGTTGGAACTACGGCAACAATGATCGTCTGGCGTTCACGTACGAGACGTACAAGGACGACACGCATACGAATCAGAAGAGTGTGGTGGGCGGGCCTTTCAATAACGGTCGTGGCTTCGGCTACTACGGTTCACGCGAAGGGAACGACGTTATCACCCGAGAGCGGTTTGGCCTGGAAAACAGCTTTGCGTTGGACAGTGTGCTGGCCGACAACGCCAAGTGGAGCGTGAACTACCAGATTGCCAAGACGGATCAAAATACCTTTGAAAGGTATCTGCCCTCTGACCCCAGAAGCGGGGCGGTTTTGCGAGATGTCTGGCGCACCCGGGACACCCATTACAAGGAACGCCAGTGGATTCTCGACGCCCAGCTGGATAAAGCATTCGACATGGGCGACACCCAGCACTTGCTGACGTACGGCACGACCCTCAAGCAACAGAAGGTGACAGGACTGCGGACAGGATCAGCCACCTGTGCGTCGGTCGTCGGAACCTGCCGCACCCTCGGCGCAGTCAGTGCCAGCGCGAACGACATCGTGGCACCCACCAACGACTTCCCGAACCCGACGATCACCACCTACGCGCTGTTCGCTCAGGATCAGATCAAGTGGGGCGACTGGACCTTCATGCCCGGCGCGCGCTACGACTACACCACGCTCGAACCAGACGCCACAGATTCATTCCTCAAAAGCGTCAACCTGAAAAGCAAGAGCGGGTTCGACGACAGCACGAAAAAATGGCATCGCCTGTCACCCAAGCTGGGGCTGACCTATGCGTTCAACGACGCCTACACCTGGTACGGCCAATACGCCGAGGGTTTCCGCACGCCGAGCGCCAAAGCCTTGTATGGCCGCTTCGAAAACACCCGGGGCAATTACGTCGTCGAGCCCAATCCCGACCTGAAACCGGAGACCAGCAAGAGCTACGAAACCGGGCTGCGCGGTCACTTCGACGAGGGCACGTTTGATCTGGCGGTGTTCTACAACACGTATCGCGACTTCATTAATGAGGACGCAGTGATTCCAGCCAACGCCACCACCACGACCTTCCAGTCCAACAACATCAAGCACGCCACGATCAAGGGCGTTGAGCTCAAGGGCCGGCTGAACCTGGACAGCTTCGGCGCACCCGAAGGCCTCTACACCCGAGGCTCGCTGGCCTATCTGTACGGCCGCAACAACGACAGCGGCCAGCCCCTCAATAGCATCAATCCGCTCACCGGCGTAGTCGGGCTGGGTTATGACCAGAACAACTACGGCGGCTTGCTGAACTGGACGCTGGTCAAGCGCAAGACGCGGGTCGACACCCGTAGCTACTACGCCCCCGACGGTGCCACCCGGTTCAAGACGCCGGGCTTCGGTCTCGTCGATTTGACGGGCTATTACAAAGTCACCAACGACGTCACGGTCAGCGGTGGCCTGTACAACCTCGCGGACAAGAAATACTGGCTGTGGGACGACGTGCGCGGCTACGACAACGTCGGCGAAGCAGGCGCCACTGCTCCCGCCAACCTCGACCGTTTGACCCAGCCCGGCCGCAATTTCGCCGTGAACGTGGTGTGGGATATCTGA
- a CDS encoding biliverdin-producing heme oxygenase, whose amino-acid sequence MTDNSIRRSQRLNQITHAPHEQLDEAVKANAPFETLASYSRFLSAQYLFQEELKTLYTHPQLIELIADLPDRCRAEQAKADLLDLQAAIPDPVAGAVIGPSLAEALGWLFVSEGSKLGAAFLIKRAVALNLSETFGARHLGEPAGGRAEGWKRFIRIIDDLPFNAEQEREIDRGAVAAFERFNVLLQHAYATASEAEPA is encoded by the coding sequence ATGACCGACAACTCGATTCGTCGCTCGCAACGACTGAACCAGATCACCCATGCTCCCCATGAACAACTGGACGAGGCAGTGAAGGCCAACGCGCCGTTCGAAACACTGGCCAGCTACAGCCGATTCCTCAGTGCCCAATACCTTTTTCAGGAAGAGCTGAAAACGCTGTACACGCACCCACAGTTGATCGAGCTGATTGCCGACCTGCCGGACCGATGCCGCGCCGAACAGGCCAAAGCCGATCTGCTTGATCTTCAGGCTGCCATCCCTGATCCGGTCGCCGGCGCCGTCATTGGGCCCAGCCTTGCCGAGGCGCTGGGCTGGTTGTTCGTCTCGGAAGGCTCGAAGCTGGGCGCAGCGTTTTTGATCAAGCGCGCCGTGGCCTTGAACCTCAGCGAGACCTTCGGCGCCCGCCATCTGGGCGAACCGGCGGGCGGTCGCGCCGAAGGCTGGAAACGCTTTATCCGGATCATTGACGATCTGCCGTTCAACGCCGAACAGGAGCGTGAGATAGACCGTGGCGCAGTGGCGGCCTTCGAACGCTTCAACGTGCTGCTGCAACACGCCTATGCAACAGCGTCTGAAGCAGAACCCGCCTGA
- a CDS encoding YbaN family protein — protein MTRTPPGSKLSRILFGILAYVSLTIGIIAIFIPGLPTTEFILLAAWAATRSSPRLSAWLENHRLFGPMLRNWRNGKMIARRAKISATVTMLICAVMMLVLLKHNWWIYFAVAGMVLVNLWIWSRPEPSRLQREK, from the coding sequence ATGACCCGTACTCCACCCGGCAGCAAACTGTCCCGCATCCTGTTTGGCATTCTCGCCTACGTGAGCCTGACCATCGGCATCATCGCGATTTTCATTCCCGGCCTGCCCACCACAGAGTTCATTCTGCTGGCGGCATGGGCGGCCACTCGAAGCTCGCCGCGTTTAAGCGCCTGGCTGGAAAACCACCGGCTGTTCGGACCGATGTTGCGCAACTGGCGAAACGGCAAGATGATTGCGCGCAGGGCCAAAATCAGCGCCACGGTCACCATGCTGATCTGCGCTGTCATGATGCTGGTGTTGCTGAAACACAATTGGTGGATCTATTTCGCGGTGGCCGGCATGGTGCTGGTCAATCTGTGGATCTGGTCACGGCCCGAGCCTTCGCGCCTTCAACGGGAAAAGTGA
- a CDS encoding DUF5064 family protein has protein sequence MFEPGHLHIVHPAVQPHDVGYDLHIRYEVSQTDSGPGMQFTVEGDVSGQPVNETFELPKDKAYNFASEASRRLEKHGLPKTTDLHAMHGEYDQMFEDIRHKLDMKSGDPVTPEHLE, from the coding sequence ATGTTCGAGCCAGGTCATCTGCACATCGTCCACCCCGCTGTGCAACCACACGACGTCGGCTACGACCTTCACATCCGCTACGAAGTCAGCCAGACCGACTCGGGGCCGGGCATGCAGTTCACCGTGGAAGGCGACGTCAGTGGCCAGCCGGTCAATGAAACGTTCGAACTGCCCAAGGACAAGGCCTACAACTTCGCCAGCGAAGCGTCCCGCAGACTCGAAAAGCATGGCCTGCCAAAAACCACTGACCTGCACGCGATGCACGGTGAATACGACCAGATGTTCGAAGACATCCGTCACAAGCTCGACATGAAATCCGGTGACCCGGTAACGCCGGAGCATCTGGAATAA
- a CDS encoding sigma-54-dependent transcriptional regulator, protein MRIHVTFIDRVGITQEVLAILGARNLNLDAVEMVPPNVYIDAPTLSHDVLEELKDRLFRVRGVEAITVVDILPGQRRHLQLDALLAAMTDPVLALDSAGHVLLANPALVALYGREPTGESIGELFSDDGLQSALLENGFRLPLREVTLNGEALLLDATPITDAGALLTLYQPSRIGERLSALHHDHAEGFDALLGDSAPIRTLKARAQRVAALDAPLLIQGETGTGKELVARACHAVSARNGAPFLALNCAALPENLAESELFGYAPGAFTGAQRGGKPGLMELANKGTVFLDEIGEMSPYLQAKLLRFLNDGSFRRVGGDKEVQVNVRILSATHRDLEKMVAEGTFREDLFYRLNVLNLDVPPLRERGQDILMLARYFMEQACTQIQRPVCRLAPTTYPALLGNRWPGNVRQLQNVIFRAAAICDSSLVDIGDLDIAGTSVARGSDGEVESLEAAVEDFERSVLEKLYSQYPSTRQLAARLQTSHTAIAHRLRKYGIPGKS, encoded by the coding sequence ATGCGCATTCACGTCACGTTCATTGATCGCGTCGGCATCACCCAGGAAGTGCTGGCCATCCTCGGCGCGCGCAACCTGAACCTCGATGCCGTGGAAATGGTTCCCCCGAACGTCTATATCGACGCGCCGACGCTGAGCCATGACGTGCTTGAAGAACTCAAGGACCGGCTGTTTCGCGTGCGCGGCGTGGAAGCGATCACGGTGGTCGACATTCTTCCCGGTCAGCGCCGTCACCTGCAGCTTGACGCCTTGCTGGCAGCGATGACCGACCCGGTGCTCGCCCTCGACAGCGCCGGCCATGTATTGCTGGCAAACCCGGCGCTGGTTGCGTTGTATGGCCGGGAACCGACGGGAGAGTCGATTGGCGAACTGTTCTCCGATGATGGCCTGCAATCGGCGCTGCTGGAAAACGGCTTTCGCCTGCCACTGCGGGAAGTCACGCTGAACGGAGAGGCCTTGCTGCTCGACGCGACGCCGATCACCGACGCGGGCGCATTGCTGACCCTTTATCAACCGAGCCGAATCGGCGAGCGCCTGTCAGCACTGCACCACGATCACGCTGAAGGCTTCGACGCGCTGCTGGGCGATTCTGCGCCGATTCGCACCCTCAAGGCGCGGGCGCAACGGGTCGCGGCACTGGATGCACCGCTACTGATTCAGGGCGAAACCGGGACGGGCAAGGAATTGGTGGCGCGGGCGTGTCATGCCGTCAGCGCGCGCAATGGCGCGCCTTTTCTCGCGCTGAACTGCGCGGCGCTGCCGGAGAACCTCGCAGAGAGCGAACTGTTCGGTTATGCCCCTGGCGCCTTTACCGGCGCGCAACGGGGCGGCAAACCCGGGCTGATGGAACTCGCCAACAAAGGCACCGTGTTTCTCGACGAGATCGGCGAGATGTCGCCGTATCTGCAAGCCAAATTGCTGCGTTTCCTGAATGACGGCAGCTTTCGGCGGGTCGGCGGCGATAAGGAGGTGCAGGTCAACGTACGCATCCTGAGCGCCACCCACCGCGACCTGGAGAAAATGGTCGCCGAAGGCACCTTTCGCGAAGACCTCTTTTATCGCTTGAACGTGCTCAATCTGGACGTGCCACCGCTGCGTGAACGGGGTCAGGACATCCTGATGCTGGCGCGCTATTTCATGGAGCAGGCCTGCACGCAGATTCAGCGACCGGTCTGCCGCCTTGCGCCGACTACATACCCTGCCCTCCTTGGGAATCGCTGGCCGGGAAACGTTCGCCAGTTGCAGAACGTGATCTTCCGCGCGGCGGCCATCTGCGACAGTTCGCTGGTCGACATCGGTGACCTCGACATTGCCGGCACGTCGGTAGCGAGGGGCAGTGATGGCGAAGTCGAAAGCCTGGAAGCGGCGGTTGAGGATTTTGAAAGGTCCGTGCTGGAGAAGCTCTACAGCCAATATCCTTCAACTCGCCAATTGGCCGCTCGGTTACAGACATCCCACACCGCAATCGCGCACCGGCTGCGCAAATACGGCATTCCCGGAAAAAGCTAA
- the gcvH gene encoding glycine cleavage system protein GcvH produces the protein MSELRFTEDHEWLRAEADGSVTVGITAFAQDALGDVVFVQLPELQAYDKGAEAATVESVKAASGVYMPLDGEVVETNPALDANPELVNEDPLGQGWFFRFIPSNPDAVGQLLTQDAYDRLIKANAEA, from the coding sequence ATGAGCGAGTTGCGTTTTACCGAAGACCACGAGTGGCTGCGCGCCGAAGCTGACGGCAGCGTCACAGTCGGAATCACCGCCTTCGCGCAGGACGCACTGGGTGACGTGGTTTTCGTGCAACTGCCGGAGCTGCAGGCCTACGACAAAGGTGCTGAAGCCGCCACCGTCGAATCGGTCAAAGCCGCCAGCGGCGTGTACATGCCCCTCGACGGTGAAGTTGTCGAAACCAATCCCGCGCTGGACGCCAACCCCGAACTGGTCAACGAAGACCCGCTCGGCCAGGGCTGGTTCTTTCGCTTTATTCCTTCCAATCCCGATGCTGTCGGCCAACTGCTGACCCAAGACGCCTATGATCGTCTGATCAAAGCCAACGCCGAAGCCTGA
- the gcvP gene encoding aminomethyl-transferring glycine dehydrogenase, with the protein MTDRIDLSTANEFIARHIGPRAADEKAMLTTLGYDSLDALTASVIPESIKGTSVLDLSAGQSEADALADIKAIAGKNQLFKTYIGQGYYNTHTPAPILRNLLENPAWYTAYTPYQPEISQGRLESLLNFQTLISDLTGLPIANASLLDEATAAAEAMTFCKRLSKNKSSNKFFASAHCHPQTLDVLQTRAEPLGIEVVVADEAQLTDVSEFFGALLQYPASNGDVFDYRELVERFHAANALVAVAADLLALTLLTPPGEFGADVAIGSAQRFGVPLGFGGPHAAYFSTRDAYKRDMPGRLVGVSIDRFGKTALRLAMQTREQHIRREKATSNICTAQVLLANIASMYAVYHGPRGLTRIANRVHHLTAIFAEGLSQLGLKAEQSFFFDSITLNTGAKTADLHAKARAHEINLREVDGERLGVSLDETTQQADVEVLWSLFAAEGQALPDFAALAESVEARLPAELKRQSAILSHPVFNRYHSETELMRYLRRLADKDLALDRTMIPLGSCTMKLNAASEMIPVTWAEFGNLHPFAPAEQSAGYQQLTDELEAMLCAATGYDAISLQPNAGSQGEYAGLLAIRAYHQSRGDERRDICLIPSSAHGTNPATANMAGMRVVVTACDARGNVDIEDLRAKAIEHREHLAALMITYPSTHGVFEEGIREICGIVHDNGGQVYIDGANMNAMVGLCAPGKFGGDVSHLNLHKTFCIPHGGGGPGVGPIGVKSHLAAFMPGHAKMERKEGAVCAAPFGSASILPITWMYIRMMGGEGLKRASQLAILNANYISRRLEEHYPVLYTGSNGLVAHECILDLRPLKETSGISVDDVAKRLIDFGFHAPTMSFPVAGTLMIEPTESESKEELDRFCDAMIKIREEIRAVESGALDKDDNPLKNAPHTAAELVGEWSHPYTREQAVYPVASLIEGKYWPPVGRVDNVFGDRNLVCACPSIEDYA; encoded by the coding sequence ATGACTGACCGTATTGATTTGAGCACCGCCAATGAGTTCATCGCCCGCCACATCGGCCCGCGTGCCGCTGACGAAAAAGCCATGCTTACCACGTTGGGCTATGACTCCCTCGACGCGTTGACCGCCAGCGTCATCCCCGAATCCATCAAGGGCACCAGCGTTCTCGACTTGTCCGCCGGGCAAAGCGAAGCCGACGCGCTGGCTGACATCAAAGCCATCGCCGGCAAGAATCAGCTGTTCAAAACCTACATCGGCCAGGGTTACTACAACACCCACACGCCGGCGCCGATCCTACGCAACCTGCTGGAAAACCCGGCCTGGTACACCGCTTACACGCCGTATCAGCCGGAAATTTCCCAAGGCCGTCTGGAGTCGCTGCTGAACTTCCAGACCCTGATCAGCGACCTGACCGGCCTGCCGATCGCCAACGCCTCGCTGCTCGACGAAGCCACCGCCGCCGCCGAGGCCATGACCTTCTGCAAACGCCTGAGCAAGAACAAGAGCAGCAATAAGTTCTTCGCCTCCGCCCATTGCCACCCGCAAACCCTCGACGTGCTGCAAACCCGCGCCGAGCCGCTGGGCATTGAAGTGGTCGTAGCGGATGAAGCTCAACTGACCGACGTCAGCGAGTTCTTCGGCGCGCTGCTGCAGTACCCTGCCAGCAATGGCGACGTGTTCGACTACCGCGAACTGGTCGAGCGCTTCCATGCCGCCAACGCTCTGGTCGCCGTGGCCGCCGACCTGCTGGCCCTGACCCTGCTCACCCCACCGGGCGAGTTTGGCGCTGACGTGGCCATCGGCAGCGCGCAACGCTTCGGTGTGCCGCTGGGCTTCGGTGGCCCGCACGCGGCCTACTTCTCTACCCGCGACGCCTACAAGCGCGACATGCCCGGGCGACTGGTCGGTGTGTCCATCGACCGCTTCGGCAAGACCGCCCTGCGTCTGGCCATGCAAACCCGCGAGCAACACATTCGTCGCGAGAAGGCCACCAGCAACATCTGCACCGCGCAGGTGCTGCTCGCCAACATCGCCAGCATGTACGCCGTGTACCACGGCCCGCGCGGCCTGACCCGCATCGCCAACCGCGTGCATCACCTGACCGCGATTTTCGCCGAGGGCCTGAGCCAGCTGGGTTTGAAGGCCGAGCAGTCGTTCTTCTTTGACAGCATCACCCTGAACACCGGCGCCAAAACGGCCGATCTGCACGCCAAGGCCCGCGCACACGAAATCAACCTGCGTGAAGTAGACGGCGAGCGTTTGGGCGTTTCCCTGGACGAAACCACCCAGCAAGCCGACGTCGAAGTGCTGTGGTCGCTCTTCGCTGCAGAAGGCCAAGCCCTGCCTGACTTCGCCGCGCTGGCCGAAAGCGTCGAAGCGCGCCTGCCTGCCGAGCTGAAGCGCCAGTCGGCGATCCTCAGCCACCCGGTGTTCAACCGTTACCACTCCGAAACCGAGCTGATGCGCTACCTGCGTCGCCTGGCGGACAAGGACCTGGCGCTGGACCGCACGATGATCCCGCTGGGCTCGTGCACCATGAAACTCAACGCCGCCAGCGAGATGATCCCGGTGACCTGGGCCGAGTTCGGCAATCTGCACCCGTTCGCCCCAGCCGAGCAAAGCGCTGGTTATCAGCAACTGACCGACGAACTGGAAGCGATGCTCTGTGCCGCCACCGGCTATGACGCGATCTCCCTGCAGCCGAATGCTGGCTCCCAGGGCGAGTACGCGGGCCTCTTGGCCATCCGTGCTTACCACCAGAGCCGTGGCGATGAGCGTCGCGACATCTGCCTGATTCCTTCGTCAGCGCACGGCACTAATCCGGCAACCGCTAACATGGCCGGCATGCGTGTCGTCGTGACCGCTTGCGACGCCCGCGGCAACGTTGACATCGAAGACCTGCGCGCCAAGGCCATCGAACACCGCGAACACCTCGCGGCGCTGATGATCACCTACCCGTCGACCCACGGCGTGTTCGAAGAAGGCATCCGCGAAATTTGCGGCATCGTGCATGACAACGGCGGCCAGGTGTACATCGACGGCGCCAACATGAATGCCATGGTCGGCCTTTGCGCACCGGGCAAGTTCGGCGGCGACGTGTCCCACCTGAATCTGCACAAAACCTTTTGCATCCCCCACGGCGGCGGCGGCCCGGGCGTTGGCCCGATCGGCGTGAAATCACACCTGGCGGCGTTCATGCCGGGTCACGCGAAGATGGAACGCAAGGAAGGCGCGGTCTGCGCGGCGCCGTTCGGCAGCGCGAGCATCTTGCCGATCACCTGGATGTACATCCGCATGATGGGCGGCGAAGGCCTCAAGCGCGCCTCGCAACTGGCGATCCTCAACGCCAACTACATTTCCCGTCGTCTGGAAGAGCACTACCCCGTGCTCTACACCGGCAGCAACGGCCTGGTCGCCCACGAATGCATTCTCGACCTGCGCCCACTGAAAGAAACCAGCGGCATCAGCGTCGATGACGTTGCCAAGCGCCTGATCGACTTCGGTTTCCACGCACCGACCATGTCTTTCCCGGTCGCGGGTACGTTGATGATCGAGCCGACCGAAAGCGAATCGAAAGAGGAGCTGGACCGCTTCTGCGACGCGATGATCAAGATCCGCGAAGAAATCCGCGCGGTCGAAAGCGGCGCGCTGGACAAGGACGACAACCCGCTGAAAAACGCGCCACACACCGCCGCTGAACTGGTGGGCGAATGGAGCCATCCGTACACCCGCGAGCAGGCCGTGTACCCGGTTGCGTCGTTGATCGAAGGCAAATACTGGCCGCCGGTCGGGCGCGTCGACAACGTGTTCGGCGACCGCAATCTGGTCTGCGCCTGTCCGTCGATCGAAGACTACGCTTAA
- a CDS encoding L-serine ammonia-lyase produces the protein MSLSVFDLFKIGIGPSSSHTVGPMRAAARFAEGLQRDGLLETIICVKVELYGSLGATGKGHGSDKAVLLGLEGEHPDTVDTETVDARLQQIRSSERLNLLGQHSVAFIEKHHLAMIRKPLAYHPNGMIFRAFDASGIQVRSREYYSVGGGFVVDEDAAGADRIVEDQTPLVYPFKTARDLMVHCSASGLSISQIMLANEAAWRPEAETRQGLLHIWQVMQDCVEAGCRNEGILPGGLKVKRRAAALHRQLCKNPEAALRDALSVLDWVNLYALAVNEENANGGRVVTAPTNGAAGIIPAVLHYYMRFITGANEDGVVRFLLTAAAIGILYKENASISGAEVGCQGEVGVACSMAAGALCEVLGGNVQQVENAAEIGMEHNLGLTCDPIGGLVQVPCIERNAMGSVKAINAVRMALRGDGQHFVSLDKVIRTMRQTGADMKSKYKETARGGLAVNIIEC, from the coding sequence ATGTCGCTGAGCGTATTTGACCTGTTCAAGATCGGCATTGGTCCCTCCAGTTCCCACACGGTGGGCCCGATGCGAGCGGCGGCGCGTTTTGCCGAAGGCTTGCAGCGCGATGGCCTGCTGGAAACCATCATCTGCGTCAAAGTCGAACTTTACGGCTCACTCGGTGCCACCGGCAAAGGCCACGGCAGCGACAAGGCCGTGTTGTTGGGCCTTGAAGGTGAGCACCCGGACACCGTCGATACCGAAACCGTTGATGCTCGCCTGCAGCAGATACGCAGCAGTGAACGCCTGAACCTGCTCGGCCAGCACAGCGTCGCATTCATCGAAAAGCATCACTTGGCGATGATTCGCAAGCCCTTGGCCTACCACCCCAACGGCATGATTTTCCGTGCCTTCGACGCCTCTGGCATACAGGTCCGCAGCCGCGAGTACTACTCCGTCGGCGGCGGCTTCGTGGTGGACGAGGATGCGGCTGGCGCGGATCGCATCGTAGAAGACCAGACCCCGCTGGTGTACCCCTTCAAAACCGCACGGGATCTGATGGTGCATTGCAGCGCCAGCGGTCTCTCCATCAGCCAGATCATGCTGGCGAACGAAGCCGCGTGGCGCCCCGAAGCCGAAACCCGTCAGGGCCTGTTGCACATCTGGCAGGTCATGCAGGACTGCGTCGAAGCGGGGTGCCGCAACGAAGGCATTTTGCCGGGGGGCCTGAAGGTCAAACGGCGTGCGGCGGCGCTGCATCGCCAGTTGTGCAAAAACCCGGAAGCCGCGCTGCGCGATGCGTTGTCGGTGCTCGACTGGGTCAATCTGTACGCGCTGGCGGTCAATGAAGAAAACGCCAACGGCGGCCGTGTGGTCACCGCACCCACCAACGGCGCAGCAGGGATCATCCCGGCCGTGCTGCATTACTACATGCGCTTTATCACCGGGGCGAACGAGGACGGCGTCGTGCGCTTCCTGCTCACGGCGGCGGCCATCGGCATTCTCTATAAAGAGAACGCGTCGATCTCAGGCGCCGAAGTCGGCTGTCAGGGCGAAGTCGGCGTGGCCTGTTCCATGGCCGCCGGCGCGTTGTGCGAAGTCCTGGGCGGCAACGTTCAACAAGTGGAAAACGCCGCTGAAATCGGCATGGAACACAACCTCGGTCTGACCTGCGACCCGATTGGCGGCCTGGTTCAAGTGCCATGCATTGAACGCAATGCCATGGGTTCGGTGAAGGCCATCAACGCGGTCCGCATGGCCTTGCGCGGCGACGGCCAGCATTTTGTCTCGCTGGATAAAGTGATCCGCACCATGCGCCAGACCGGCGCCGACATGAAAAGCAAATACAAGGAAACAGCCCGTGGCGGGCTGGCCGTGAACATCATCGAGTGCTGA